The following coding sequences are from one bacterium window:
- the bzdQ gene encoding benzoyl-CoA reductase, bzd-type, subunit Q — protein sequence MSESFAWPESRWISPDLDWREAQLITAGVDVGSVSTQAVVMLDGELYCYSNIHTGSESAKSAQKAMQWALEQTGLSVEGIHYIIGTGYGRVNVPFAGRTVTEIACHAKGANFIYGPSVRTILDMGGQDCKAIRCDHEGKVLSFLMNDKCAAGTGRGMEVLAELMGLGLQEMGELSLRVEEEPPPVSSTCVVFAKSEASRLLRSGWPKERVLAAYCSAMARKVVLMLERIGVEKEFAVTGGIAKNPGVVTRIEREIGLRSLKPRYDTQLAGAIGAALLAKSMLEKNRQVQGSSSGDQLG from the coding sequence ATGTCAGAGAGTTTCGCATGGCCTGAGTCCAGATGGATTTCCCCTGATCTGGACTGGAGAGAAGCTCAGCTGATTACAGCCGGGGTGGATGTGGGATCAGTAAGCACCCAGGCGGTTGTGATGTTGGACGGGGAGCTTTACTGCTACTCCAACATCCATACCGGTTCCGAAAGTGCTAAGAGCGCTCAAAAGGCCATGCAATGGGCTCTGGAACAAACGGGTCTGAGCGTAGAGGGGATTCATTATATCATAGGGACGGGATATGGCAGGGTGAATGTGCCCTTTGCCGGTCGCACGGTAACCGAGATAGCTTGCCATGCCAAAGGCGCTAACTTCATCTACGGTCCTTCGGTGCGCACCATCTTGGACATGGGAGGGCAGGATTGTAAGGCCATTCGTTGCGACCATGAAGGAAAGGTCCTGTCTTTTCTCATGAACGACAAATGTGCGGCAGGCACCGGACGGGGCATGGAAGTTTTGGCCGAGCTGATGGGTCTTGGCCTTCAGGAGATGGGTGAGCTTTCCCTAAGAGTGGAGGAGGAGCCTCCCCCTGTTAGCAGCACCTGTGTGGTCTTTGCCAAGAGTGAGGCTTCCAGGCTTCTTCGCTCAGGTTGGCCCAAGGAGAGGGTCCTGGCAGCCTATTGCTCGGCCATGGCCCGCAAGGTGGTTTTGATGTTGGAAAGAATTGGGGTGGAAAAGGAATTTGCCGTCACAGGCGGGATAGCTAAAAATCCAGGGGTTGTGACGCGAATAGAGAGAGAAATCGGCCTAAGAAGCCTCAAACCCAGATACGACACCCAGCTGGCAGGGGCCATAGGAGCCGCTTTGTTGGCCAAATCCATGCTTGAGAAAAACCGCCAGGTCCAAGGTTCATCATCAGGGGATCAGCTGGGCTGA
- a CDS encoding acyl-CoA dehydratase activase, whose translation MITAGVDCGAKSVKVVVLGENKILGWSLVLAGGDTSAAVEKAFAEALELARVSRERVQKVVATGCGKLQVSFHQDSVTEVSADARGAVYLFPQARTVIDVGAEEARALRTDSQGRLVDFVINDRCAAGAGVFLETMARALELTLEEMGSLALEATEKVCINAQCTVFAESEVVSLVHANTPKPDMARAVHDAIAERIASMVRRVGVEPEVVLVGGVGRNVGVVKALSNLLGVTVRVPDQPELVGALGAAILAAESS comes from the coding sequence ATGATCACGGCAGGGGTGGACTGTGGGGCCAAGAGCGTGAAGGTGGTGGTTTTGGGGGAGAACAAGATACTGGGTTGGAGCTTGGTCCTGGCCGGAGGAGACACATCAGCGGCGGTAGAAAAGGCCTTCGCAGAGGCATTGGAGCTGGCTAGAGTTTCCAGGGAGAGGGTCCAGAAGGTTGTTGCCACAGGATGCGGCAAGCTCCAGGTGAGTTTTCACCAGGACAGTGTCACAGAGGTCAGCGCAGATGCCAGAGGCGCGGTTTACCTGTTCCCCCAGGCCAGAACCGTCATAGATGTAGGGGCTGAGGAAGCCAGGGCCCTCAGGACAGACAGCCAGGGCAGGCTTGTGGATTTTGTCATAAACGACAGGTGCGCAGCAGGAGCCGGTGTTTTCCTGGAGACCATGGCTCGGGCCCTGGAATTGACTCTTGAAGAAATGGGTTCCCTGGCTCTGGAGGCCACAGAAAAGGTGTGCATAAATGCCCAGTGTACGGTATTTGCAGAAAGCGAGGTGGTCTCCCTTGTGCATGCCAATACCCCTAAGCCTGACATGGCCAGGGCCGTGCACGATGCCATTGCAGAGAGAATAGCCTCTATGGTGAGGCGGGTGGGAGTGGAACCCGAAGTGGTTCTGGTGGGAGGGGTTGGCAGAAATGTGGGAGTGGTAAAGGCCCTGAGCAACCTCCTGGGAGTTACCGTAAGAGTCCCTGATCAACCCGAGCTGGTGGGTGCCCTGGGGGCTGCTATTCTGGCTGCGGAGTCAAGCTAG
- a CDS encoding DUF3795 domain-containing protein: protein MEINPNFLAPCGLYCGVCAIFIAHRDHNQKLKQKLVELYKGHSPGKGTLPGSQGLTEEDIRCEGCLSENRFMHCEQCEIRACTAQRGYQGCHQCQEFPCGYIEDFPMSVGKKVILRAVPFRRELGTEKWVMEEELRYICPQCGNKLFRGAMRCNRCKTEVDLD from the coding sequence ATGGAGATCAATCCTAATTTTCTGGCACCATGCGGGCTTTACTGCGGGGTGTGTGCCATTTTCATAGCACACAGGGACCATAACCAGAAACTAAAGCAAAAGCTCGTGGAGCTCTACAAAGGCCACTCCCCAGGAAAAGGAACGCTTCCGGGCAGTCAGGGGCTCACCGAGGAAGATATCAGGTGCGAGGGTTGCCTTTCAGAAAACCGTTTCATGCACTGCGAGCAATGCGAAATAAGGGCCTGCACAGCTCAAAGGGGCTACCAGGGCTGCCATCAGTGCCAGGAGTTTCCCTGCGGGTACATAGAGGATTTCCCCATGAGCGTGGGCAAGAAAGTCATCCTGAGGGCAGTTCCCTTTAGGCGGGAGTTGGGCACAGAAAAATGGGTCATGGAGGAGGAGCTGAGGTACATTTGTCCTCAGTGTGGCAACAAGCTTTTCCGTGGAGCCATGAGGTGTAACAGATGCAAGACTGAGGTGGATTTGGACTAA